TGGTCGCCGAACAGGCCCGCGAACAGGGCGTGGCGCTATCAGGCATCCTGCTGGAGCCGGTGGCGCGCAACACGGCAGCCGCCATTGCCGTCGCCGCCCGCGTCGTTGCGGAACGATTCGGGCCTGATGCGGCCCTGCTCGTGCTGGCGTCCGACCACGCCATCACCGTCGATGCCGTCTATCTTGCCTCGATCACGGCTGCGGCCACCGCCGCACGGAGCGGCAAGCTCGTCACGTTCGGCATTACCCCCACAGAACCGGCCACCGGCTATGGCTATATCGAACTGGGTGCCGATCTCGGTAACGGCGCCCATGCCGTCAGCCGTTTCGTCGAAAAGCCGGATGCACAAAAGGCACAGGCTCTGATCGATGCCGGAAACTACTATTGGAACTCCGGCATGTTCCTGTTTTGCGCGACAAATATCATCGACGAACTGGAGCGCTACGCGCCAGAGGTGATGGCCGCCGCGACCGAGGCTGTCGCCAAGGCCACCAAGGATATCGATTTTATCCGGCTCAATACCGAGGCCTTTACCGCCGCACCGTCGATTTCCCTCGATTATGCGGTGATGGAAAAAACCGCCAATGCCGCCGTCGTCCCCTCCGCCATCCAATGGTCGGATCTCGGCAGCTGGGACGCGGTGTGGAAGATCGGCGAAGCCGATGCCGACGGCAATGTCGTCAAGGGCAATGCCACCGTGCACAATACCCGCAATTCACTGGTTATCTCACGCAACAGTCATCTGGCCGTACAGGGCATGGACGGCGTCGCGGTGATTGCCAGCGAAGATGCCGTTTTTGTTGGTCGGTTGGACGAGGCCCAGGAAGTCGGCAATCTGGTCAAGCTTCTGGCCAGCGACAAGAAGACGGCAAACCTCACCGAGACCCACCCGACCTCGCTGCGGCCCTGGGGCGGCTATACGTCGATCCTCAACGGTGACCGGTTCCAGGTGAAGCGGTTGTTCGTCCATCCTGAAAAGAAACTGTCGCTGCAAAAGCACTTCCATCGGTCCGAACACTGGATCTGCGTGCGCGGCACCGCCGAAGTAACGATCAACGACAAGGTGACCATGCTTTATGAGAACCAGTCGATTTATATTCCGCAAGGG
The Allorhizobium ampelinum S4 genome window above contains:
- a CDS encoding mannose-1-phosphate guanylyltransferase/mannose-6-phosphate isomerase, with translation MTDKIVPVIMAGGKGTRLWPLSRATAAKQFLKVVGEETLFQSTLQRVSDTSLYETPLVVTNEEFRFLVAEQAREQGVALSGILLEPVARNTAAAIAVAARVVAERFGPDAALLVLASDHAITVDAVYLASITAAATAARSGKLVTFGITPTEPATGYGYIELGADLGNGAHAVSRFVEKPDAQKAQALIDAGNYYWNSGMFLFCATNIIDELERYAPEVMAAATEAVAKATKDIDFIRLNTEAFTAAPSISLDYAVMEKTANAAVVPSAIQWSDLGSWDAVWKIGEADADGNVVKGNATVHNTRNSLVISRNSHLAVQGMDGVAVIASEDAVFVGRLDEAQEVGNLVKLLASDKKTANLTETHPTSLRPWGGYTSILNGDRFQVKRLFVHPEKKLSLQKHFHRSEHWICVRGTAEVTINDKVTMLYENQSIYIPQGAVHRLGNPGKIMLEMIEIQTGSYLGEDDIVRLVDEFGRT